The Vibrio gallaecicus genome contains a region encoding:
- a CDS encoding PTS sugar transporter subunit IIA has product MITQLTNVNLINNNLQANNKKELFEELATMLFKNNRIGNKEAFLTDIEIRESQSITSMDGIAYPHSKSQAVTEPAIAVGVKREGIEYGDEDGINPTVFFMIASPDNGADHHIYVLQELFGKFSDEFIQNIHNAKDEHQILNILINS; this is encoded by the coding sequence ATGATCACACAGCTAACTAACGTCAATTTAATTAATAACAACCTTCAAGCAAATAATAAGAAAGAACTGTTTGAAGAACTCGCAACAATGTTATTTAAAAATAACCGAATTGGTAATAAAGAAGCCTTTTTAACAGACATCGAAATTCGCGAATCTCAAAGTATTACTTCGATGGATGGCATCGCCTACCCACACTCGAAAAGCCAAGCGGTAACTGAGCCTGCAATAGCTGTTGGAGTAAAACGAGAAGGCATTGAATATGGCGATGAAGATGGCATTAACCCAACCGTGTTTTTTATGATTGCCTCACCAGACAACGGCGCTGACCATCATATTTATGTACTACAAGAATTATTTGGAAAATTCAGCGATGAGTTTATTCAAAATATCCATAACGCAAAAGATGAACATCAAATCCTTAATATTTTAATTAATTCATAA
- a CDS encoding fructose-specific PTS transporter subunit EIIC — translation MTTLTNQATNNNANSKNKNSSSDYKKILSTMKGHLLFGTSHMLPFIVAGGVLLALAVMASGKGAVPADGLLADISNIGIKGLVLFPIILGGFIGYSIADKPALAPAMISSGIMADMGGGFLGCIVAGFIAGGVVFQLKKIPLSSNMTALGAYFIYPLLGTLISAGIVLWGIGEPIKLFMSSMNEFLASMAGASKMVLGTILGGMTAFDMGGPINKVATLFAQTQVDTQPWLMGGVGIAICTPPLGMALATFLFKNKFSKQEQEAGKAAAIMGSIGISEGAIPFAANDPMRVLPSIVAGGIVGCVFGFMTDVLLHAPWGGLITAPVSSNIPMYVVGIALGSLTTAVIVGFWKPVAVETEEDMAETPVQAQAVPAAGEGEYDIVAVTCCPSGVAHTFMAAKALEKAGLAAGLKVKVETQGQNGIQNRITDLDVANARLVILAHDIQVKDAHRFANANVVECSTKHAMKNATQMMSA, via the coding sequence ATGACCACCCTAACAAATCAAGCTACGAATAATAATGCTAATTCAAAAAATAAAAATAGCAGTAGCGATTATAAAAAAATACTCAGCACCATGAAAGGTCACCTGCTTTTTGGTACATCACACATGCTACCTTTCATTGTAGCCGGCGGTGTTCTTTTAGCTCTAGCGGTAATGGCATCAGGTAAAGGCGCGGTTCCTGCAGATGGCTTGCTGGCTGACATTTCTAATATCGGTATCAAAGGGCTTGTTCTTTTCCCAATCATTCTTGGTGGCTTTATTGGTTACTCAATTGCAGATAAACCAGCCCTTGCACCAGCGATGATTTCATCTGGCATTATGGCTGATATGGGCGGCGGCTTCCTTGGCTGTATCGTGGCTGGTTTTATCGCAGGTGGTGTGGTGTTCCAACTTAAGAAGATCCCACTTTCTTCAAACATGACGGCACTTGGTGCTTACTTCATCTACCCACTTTTAGGCACATTAATTTCTGCCGGTATCGTACTTTGGGGCATCGGTGAGCCAATCAAACTGTTCATGTCTTCTATGAACGAGTTCCTAGCTTCAATGGCTGGCGCTTCTAAGATGGTTTTAGGCACCATCCTTGGTGGTATGACTGCGTTTGATATGGGCGGTCCTATCAACAAAGTAGCAACACTATTTGCTCAAACTCAAGTAGACACACAACCATGGCTAATGGGCGGCGTAGGCATCGCGATTTGTACTCCACCTCTAGGTATGGCTCTGGCGACTTTCCTATTCAAAAACAAGTTCTCTAAACAAGAGCAAGAAGCAGGTAAAGCGGCAGCAATCATGGGTTCTATCGGTATCTCTGAGGGTGCTATCCCATTCGCCGCGAACGACCCAATGCGCGTACTTCCTTCAATCGTTGCCGGTGGTATCGTTGGCTGTGTGTTTGGCTTTATGACAGACGTTCTTCTGCACGCACCGTGGGGCGGTCTAATCACTGCACCAGTATCAAGCAACATTCCAATGTATGTAGTCGGTATTGCACTTGGCTCATTAACCACAGCGGTTATTGTTGGCTTCTGGAAACCTGTCGCGGTTGAAACCGAAGAAGATATGGCTGAAACACCAGTACAAGCTCAAGCGGTTCCTGCCGCTGGCGAAGGCGAGTACGACATCGTGGCAGTAACATGTTGCCCTTCAGGTGTTGCACACACCTTCATGGCAGCAAAAGCACTAGAGAAAGCAGGTTTAGCTGCAGGTCTTAAGGTTAAGGTAGAAACTCAAGGTCAAAACGGTATTCAAAACCGCATCACCGACCTAGATGTAGCTAACGCGAGACTGGTTATCTTGGCACACGATATTCAAGTGAAAGACGCACACCGCTTTGCTAACGCAAACGTAGTCGAGTGTTCAACTAAGCATGCAATGAAAAACGCCACGCAGATGATGTCGGCGTAA
- a CDS encoding GH92 family glycosyl hydrolase — protein MKLKRSLLACAILSSFIGLTGCNSNDDSTATIPGDPLVDLAVLKYVDPMIGTAASGHTFPGATVPAGMVQLSPDTFIGSNTDHESGLNPWHSASGYWDSSNYETGEVISTDVSLYGFSHTHLSGTGATDLGDILVLPYSDMANSQLNTFDKSNEEASAGYYKTKLNQGQIEVELTATKRVGLHKYIFEDGAERNVKFDLGHTLMHNNGQSLKNKIEVVDDYTIRGRKTSTGWFQGQDHQGQDIFFYAQFNQPIAKAMLGEQNQEPTREMRQSSVYSGDDLTAYLNFGAGDESIEIRVGISPVSWQGAQKNLEAEAPSFDLPKVKESAEYAWAEKLAKIKVEGGTDAEKTNFYTGMYHMMIAPIEFYDVDGQYVDMLGTVRTLKEGDTPNYSIYSTWDTFRAVHPMWTIIDPDQATLYAKDLIRKSNDEFGLLPKWEGHGSETGTMIGYPSAAILGDAVTKGLIDAEQAYTASVKSAHYTPHEYPQIHDGILSSLMAGQLSYHENETCVRYPNWNSISYSLEFSFYDWTIAEMAKAAGDMDAYEEFKARSYNSLTHWDANAGGADGTGFFVPTELKEGDPCALKYASTDFDPYKSDAYYYTEGNAWQWQWAFMQDLDKLTEIMGGSEGLNDKLNNLFNADPNGGEAHQDMTGYIGQYIHGNEPSHHVIYLYNRTEESYKAQEYLDQVYDQFYKPTPDGIIGNEDVGQMSAWYLMSALGFYQISPTDPTYSIGRPIFDKAVVNIGSGSFTVTAENNGPDNLYIKEVSINGKPLDMYNTFQHSEFKAGGELHFVMTADKSQAMQANLGK, from the coding sequence ATGAAACTCAAACGTTCTCTTCTCGCATGCGCGATTCTCAGTAGTTTTATCGGTCTAACTGGTTGCAATAGCAACGATGATTCAACAGCCACAATACCCGGTGATCCTCTAGTTGATCTTGCGGTGCTAAAATACGTAGATCCTATGATCGGCACTGCGGCATCTGGTCATACGTTCCCAGGAGCAACCGTACCTGCGGGTATGGTTCAACTGTCTCCAGACACTTTTATTGGTTCTAATACCGACCACGAATCTGGTCTTAATCCATGGCATTCAGCTTCTGGTTACTGGGATTCATCGAACTATGAAACGGGAGAGGTTATCTCCACTGACGTTTCACTCTACGGCTTCTCTCATACACACCTATCAGGTACAGGTGCCACAGATCTAGGCGATATATTGGTTTTGCCTTATTCGGATATGGCAAACAGCCAGTTGAACACCTTTGACAAAAGTAACGAAGAAGCCAGCGCTGGTTACTACAAAACAAAGCTAAATCAAGGTCAAATTGAAGTAGAACTCACGGCAACTAAGCGTGTCGGTTTACATAAATATATCTTCGAAGACGGTGCCGAACGTAATGTGAAGTTCGATTTGGGACACACATTAATGCACAACAACGGTCAATCATTAAAGAATAAAATCGAAGTGGTAGACGACTACACCATTCGTGGTCGAAAAACATCGACTGGCTGGTTCCAAGGCCAAGATCACCAAGGCCAAGACATATTTTTCTACGCCCAATTTAACCAACCTATCGCCAAAGCTATGTTAGGTGAACAAAATCAAGAACCGACACGAGAGATGCGCCAATCGTCTGTTTATTCAGGCGATGATCTCACCGCGTACCTCAATTTTGGTGCTGGTGACGAGTCCATAGAAATCCGGGTTGGTATATCTCCAGTGAGTTGGCAAGGTGCTCAGAAAAACCTAGAAGCAGAAGCTCCGAGTTTTGATCTTCCGAAGGTCAAAGAAAGTGCCGAATACGCATGGGCCGAAAAGCTGGCAAAAATCAAAGTAGAAGGCGGTACTGACGCCGAAAAAACCAATTTTTATACTGGCATGTACCACATGATGATTGCCCCAATAGAATTCTACGACGTAGATGGTCAATATGTTGATATGCTAGGTACCGTTCGCACCCTAAAAGAAGGTGATACACCGAACTACTCTATCTACTCGACATGGGATACGTTCCGCGCGGTGCATCCAATGTGGACGATCATCGATCCTGATCAAGCAACACTTTACGCGAAAGACTTGATTCGTAAATCTAACGATGAATTCGGTCTGCTGCCTAAATGGGAAGGTCACGGTTCTGAAACTGGCACAATGATTGGCTACCCATCTGCGGCAATTCTAGGTGACGCGGTGACTAAAGGGTTAATTGATGCAGAGCAGGCATATACTGCATCAGTAAAATCTGCTCACTACACTCCCCATGAGTATCCACAAATTCACGACGGTATCTTAAGTTCGCTTATGGCGGGGCAATTAAGCTATCACGAGAACGAGACATGTGTTCGCTACCCGAACTGGAACTCCATCTCCTATTCACTAGAGTTTTCATTCTACGATTGGACAATTGCTGAAATGGCGAAAGCCGCTGGTGATATGGATGCATATGAAGAGTTTAAAGCACGCTCGTATAACTCTCTGACACATTGGGATGCCAATGCTGGCGGAGCAGATGGCACAGGCTTCTTCGTACCAACGGAACTAAAAGAAGGCGACCCATGTGCATTGAAATACGCTTCAACTGACTTTGACCCATATAAATCAGACGCGTATTACTACACTGAAGGCAACGCATGGCAATGGCAATGGGCGTTCATGCAAGACTTAGACAAATTGACTGAAATAATGGGTGGTAGCGAAGGGTTAAACGACAAGTTGAACAACCTATTCAATGCTGACCCTAATGGTGGCGAAGCGCACCAAGACATGACAGGCTACATTGGTCAATACATTCACGGTAACGAACCATCGCATCACGTCATCTATTTGTACAACCGCACAGAGGAATCTTACAAGGCTCAAGAATACTTAGATCAAGTTTATGACCAGTTCTACAAACCAACACCTGACGGGATCATCGGTAACGAAGACGTAGGGCAAATGTCGGCTTGGTATTTGATGTCTGCATTAGGCTTCTATCAAATTTCACCAACGGATCCTACTTATAGTATCGGTCGTCCAATCTTCGATAAAGCCGTCGTCAATATTGGATCTGGGTCATTCACTGTCACCGCTGAAAACAACGGACCGGATAACCTATATATCAAAGAGGTAAGCATTAACGGCAAACCGCTAGATATGTATAACACTTTCCAGCACAGTGAATTTAAAGCAGGAGGCGAACTTCACTTCGTTATGACTGCAGATAAATCTCAAGCTATGCAAGCCAATCTCGGAAAATAA
- a CDS encoding nucleoside hydrolase, with product MTKKIILDTDPGIDDAMAILFAEAHPDIELMGITTVYGNATIDNGTQNALYLKQKFGMKTLVAKGTDKPLIRDPVGATVVVHGEAGFGDVKAPSSLDVTAIDKPAYQFIIDSIRAEPGEITLVAVGPLTNLALALEAAPDIVDLVKEVVVMGGAFGENDHRGNVTPFAEANIHDDPHAADKVFTASWPVVIIGLDVTEESFFTSQYLDELRDDAGEVGQFIWDVSRYYLKFYSEKVGMDGCHVHDPSAIAYVIQPSLFTSRSGPVRVVTDGPAEGMTIQKADQRNYMNDEWGLFPAQQVGVQVDSATLLSLYRETLIHYSQQ from the coding sequence ATGACAAAGAAAATCATCCTAGATACAGATCCAGGCATCGATGATGCAATGGCAATCTTATTTGCAGAAGCGCATCCAGATATTGAGCTGATGGGGATCACCACTGTTTATGGTAATGCGACGATAGACAACGGGACTCAAAATGCCCTTTATCTAAAGCAGAAGTTTGGAATGAAGACGCTGGTGGCTAAGGGAACGGATAAGCCTCTGATAAGAGATCCCGTTGGAGCCACGGTTGTAGTGCATGGTGAGGCTGGATTTGGGGATGTGAAAGCGCCAAGTTCATTAGATGTTACAGCTATTGATAAGCCGGCTTATCAGTTCATTATCGACAGTATTCGAGCTGAGCCAGGAGAGATTACCCTTGTGGCGGTTGGTCCTCTTACTAATCTGGCACTCGCACTTGAAGCAGCTCCTGATATCGTTGACTTGGTCAAAGAAGTGGTTGTTATGGGGGGCGCGTTCGGCGAAAACGACCACAGAGGGAACGTGACACCATTTGCAGAAGCGAATATTCATGATGACCCTCATGCTGCCGATAAGGTGTTTACGGCATCATGGCCAGTAGTCATTATAGGGCTCGATGTGACGGAGGAGAGCTTTTTTACCAGTCAATACCTTGATGAGTTGCGAGATGATGCAGGAGAGGTAGGGCAGTTTATCTGGGATGTTAGCCGTTACTACTTAAAGTTTTATTCTGAAAAAGTAGGAATGGATGGCTGTCATGTTCATGACCCATCAGCTATTGCTTATGTTATCCAACCATCTCTTTTTACAAGTCGTAGTGGTCCTGTCAGGGTAGTCACAGATGGACCTGCGGAAGGGATGACTATTCAGAAAGCTGATCAACGTAACTATATGAATGATGAATGGGGCTTATTTCCGGCACAACAGGTTGGTGTTCAAGTAGATAGCGCTACTTTACTCTCACTCTACAGAGAGACATTAATACACTACTCACAGCAGTAA
- a CDS encoding glutathione peroxidase: MKYSLLCSTTLIASLTSSFAFSASCPEILNGKQRLLNSNEEIELCEEFQGKTLLIVNTASQCGFTSQFEQLEQLHQTYKKKGFTVVGFPSNDFRQDRGSEEQSAKVCYLDYGVTFPMMARASLSGPGANPVFAEIQQQAGIKPKWNFYKFLVSKEGKVIATFPSSTSPTSTTLKNAIEQQL, encoded by the coding sequence ATGAAATATTCGCTACTGTGCTCCACCACCCTAATCGCGAGCCTAACAAGTTCATTCGCCTTTTCAGCAAGCTGCCCTGAGATACTTAACGGCAAACAAAGGCTGTTAAATTCAAATGAAGAGATTGAACTGTGTGAAGAATTTCAAGGTAAAACTTTATTGATTGTCAATACGGCAAGTCAGTGCGGTTTCACTTCTCAGTTCGAGCAACTTGAGCAGCTTCACCAAACCTACAAAAAGAAAGGTTTCACGGTTGTTGGTTTTCCAAGTAATGACTTTCGCCAAGACAGAGGAAGCGAGGAGCAATCTGCTAAAGTCTGCTACCTAGATTATGGTGTAACCTTTCCGATGATGGCGCGTGCATCACTCTCTGGACCAGGCGCAAATCCAGTCTTTGCCGAGATCCAACAACAAGCTGGTATTAAACCGAAATGGAATTTCTACAAGTTCTTGGTCAGCAAAGAAGGCAAAGTGATAGCAACCTTCCCGAGTTCTACATCGCCAACCAGTACTACCCTCAAAAATGCAATAGAGCAGCAATTATGA